One genomic segment of Streptomyces sp. TLI_146 includes these proteins:
- a CDS encoding heavy-metal-associated domain-containing protein yields the protein MTSETEAAVATTGSCCSPAGSCHSDGPADVQVGSVTTVYRVSGMTCGHCEGAVSGEIGEIAGVGSVKAVAATGEVTVVSAAPLDDEAVRAAVDEAGFELVGRA from the coding sequence ATGACCTCCGAGACCGAAGCCGCCGTCGCCACGACCGGCTCCTGCTGCTCGCCCGCCGGCTCCTGCCACAGCGACGGCCCGGCCGACGTCCAGGTCGGCTCCGTCACCACCGTGTACCGGGTCTCCGGCATGACCTGCGGGCACTGCGAGGGCGCCGTGTCCGGTGAGATCGGCGAGATCGCCGGCGTCGGTTCGGTGAAGGCGGTCGCCGCGACCGGCGAGGTGACCGTCGTCTCGGCCGCGCCGCTGGACGACGAGGCCGTCCGCGCGGCGGTCGACGAGGCCGGCTTCGAGCTGGTCGGCCGGGCCTGA
- a CDS encoding cation-translocating P-type ATPase → MESNMESNLVELTIGGMTCASCAARIEKKLNRMDGVEATVNYATEKAKVAFVDGVEVAGLVATVVKMGYTAESLTPPEPPPPPAPPVASEPPAASVASAASVASAAEELREAPAAPAAARPDAAAAAESRAAQALAALRQRLQVSALLAAPVVLLAMVPSLQFDNWQWLSLTLAAPVVVWGGLPFHKAAWTNLKHSAATMDTLVSGGTLAAFLWSLWALFFGDAGMSGMRHGFDATVGRADGSSTIYLEVAAGVVTFILLGRYLEARSKRKAGTALRALLELGAKDVAVLRGGREVRVPIGELRVGDRFVVRPGETVATDGTVVEGASAVDTSMLTGESVPVDVSTGDGVTGATVNVGGRLVVEATRVGADTQLARMARLVEDAQNGKAEVQRLADRISGVFVPIVLLVSLGTLVGWLLTTDDITASFTAAVAVLIIACPCALGLATPTALMVGTGRGAQLGILIKGPEVLESTRRVDTVVLDKTGTVTTGQMTLYDVYAADGADEKEVLRYAGALEHSSEHPIARAIADGAAERTGELPAPESFLALPGRGVEGVVEGRKVFVGRGVELPAALADAKQAAEAEGRTAVVVAWDGAARGVLTVADAVKETSAEAVSLLRGLGLRPVLLTGDNRAVAESVAARVGIAAEDVHAEVLPEEKVDVVKRLQAEGRSVAMVGDGVNDAAALATADLGLAMGTGTDAAIEASDLTLVRGDLRVAADAIRLSRRTLSTIKGNLFWAFGYNVAAVPLAAAGLLNPMIAGAAMAFSSVFVVTNSLRLRSFT, encoded by the coding sequence ATGGAGAGCAACATGGAAAGCAACCTGGTCGAGCTGACCATCGGCGGTATGACGTGCGCCTCGTGCGCGGCCCGCATCGAGAAGAAGCTGAACCGGATGGACGGGGTCGAGGCGACGGTCAACTACGCGACCGAGAAGGCGAAGGTCGCCTTCGTCGACGGGGTGGAGGTGGCGGGCCTGGTCGCGACGGTCGTGAAGATGGGGTACACGGCGGAGTCACTGACACCGCCGGAGCCCCCGCCGCCTCCTGCGCCCCCGGTGGCCTCAGAGCCCCCGGCGGCTTCGGTGGCCTCGGCGGCCTCCGTGGCCTCGGCGGCCGAGGAACTGCGGGAGGCGCCCGCAGCCCCCGCCGCCGCGCGGCCCGACGCGGCGGCCGCCGCCGAGAGCCGTGCCGCCCAGGCACTGGCCGCGCTGCGGCAGCGGCTCCAGGTCTCGGCGCTGCTCGCCGCGCCCGTGGTGCTGCTCGCCATGGTCCCCTCGCTGCAGTTCGACAACTGGCAGTGGCTGAGCCTCACCCTCGCCGCGCCGGTCGTCGTCTGGGGCGGGCTGCCCTTCCACAAGGCCGCCTGGACCAATCTGAAGCACAGCGCGGCCACTATGGACACCCTCGTCTCGGGGGGCACCCTCGCCGCCTTCCTCTGGTCCCTGTGGGCGCTGTTCTTCGGCGACGCGGGAATGTCCGGGATGCGCCACGGCTTCGACGCCACCGTCGGCCGCGCGGACGGCTCCTCCACCATCTACCTGGAGGTCGCAGCCGGAGTCGTCACCTTCATCCTGCTCGGCCGCTATCTGGAGGCCCGCTCCAAGCGGAAGGCGGGCACGGCCCTGCGGGCGCTGCTCGAACTCGGCGCCAAGGACGTGGCCGTCCTGCGCGGCGGCCGTGAAGTACGCGTCCCCATCGGCGAGTTGCGGGTCGGGGACCGGTTCGTGGTGCGGCCCGGTGAGACGGTCGCGACGGACGGCACGGTCGTGGAGGGCGCGTCCGCCGTGGACACGTCCATGCTGACCGGCGAGTCCGTCCCCGTGGACGTAAGTACGGGCGACGGCGTCACCGGCGCCACCGTCAACGTGGGCGGCCGACTCGTCGTCGAAGCGACCCGGGTCGGCGCCGACACCCAGCTGGCCCGGATGGCCCGTCTGGTGGAGGACGCGCAGAACGGCAAGGCCGAGGTCCAGCGCCTCGCCGACCGCATCTCCGGCGTCTTCGTCCCCATCGTGCTGCTGGTCTCGCTCGGCACGCTGGTCGGCTGGCTGCTCACCACCGACGACATCACCGCGTCCTTCACGGCCGCCGTGGCGGTCCTGATCATCGCCTGTCCGTGCGCCCTGGGGCTCGCGACCCCGACCGCGCTCATGGTCGGCACCGGGCGCGGTGCCCAGCTCGGCATCCTCATCAAGGGCCCCGAGGTCCTGGAGAGCACCCGCCGCGTCGACACCGTCGTCCTCGACAAGACGGGCACGGTCACCACGGGTCAGATGACGCTGTACGACGTGTACGCGGCGGACGGCGCCGACGAGAAGGAAGTCCTCCGGTACGCGGGCGCCCTGGAGCACTCCTCCGAGCACCCCATCGCCCGCGCGATCGCCGACGGCGCCGCCGAGCGGACCGGGGAGCTGCCCGCGCCCGAGTCCTTCCTGGCCCTGCCCGGGCGCGGGGTGGAGGGCGTGGTCGAGGGGCGCAAGGTCTTCGTGGGCCGGGGCGTCGAACTGCCCGCCGCGCTGGCGGACGCCAAGCAGGCCGCCGAGGCCGAGGGGCGCACCGCCGTCGTGGTGGCCTGGGACGGGGCCGCCCGGGGCGTCCTGACCGTCGCCGACGCCGTGAAGGAGACCAGCGCCGAGGCGGTGTCCCTGCTGCGCGGCCTCGGGCTGCGGCCGGTCCTGCTGACCGGGGACAACCGGGCGGTGGCCGAGTCGGTGGCGGCCAGGGTCGGGATCGCCGCCGAGGACGTGCACGCCGAGGTGCTGCCCGAGGAGAAGGTCGACGTGGTCAAGCGGCTCCAGGCCGAGGGCCGTTCGGTGGCGATGGTGGGCGACGGCGTCAACGACGCGGCCGCGCTGGCCACCGCCGATCTGGGTCTGGCGATGGGCACGGGTACCGACGCGGCGATAGAGGCGTCCGACCTGACCCTCGTACGGGGGGACTTGCGGGTCGCGGCCGACGCCATCCGGCTCTCCCGGCGCACCCTGTCGACCATCAAGGGCAACCTTTTCTGGGCCTTCGGCTACAACGTGGCCGCGGTTCCGCTCGCCGCGGCGGGCCTGCTGAACCCTATGATCGCGGGCGCGGCTATGGCGTTCTCCTCGGTCTTCGTGGTAACCAACAGCCTACGGTTGCGCTCCTTCACCTGA
- a CDS encoding citrate synthase has protein sequence MSENANNAVVLRFGDGEYTYPVIDSTVGDKGFDIGKLRAQTGLVTLDSGYGNTAAYKSAITYLDGEQGILRYRGYPIEQLAERSTFLEVAYLLINGELPTVDQQSTFKSEITQHTLLHEDVKRFFDGFPRDAHPMAMLSSVVSALSTFYQDSHNPFDEKQRHLSTIRLLAKLPTIAAYAYKKSIGHPFVYPRNDLGYVENFLRMTFSVPAQEYELDPVVVSALDKLLILHADHEQNCSTSTVRLVGSSQANMFASISAGISALWGPLHGGANQSVLEMLEGIQANGGDVDSFIRKVKNKEDGVRLMGFGHRVYKSFDPRAKIIKAAAHDVLSALGKSDELLDIALKLEEHALSDDYFVSRNLYPNVDFYTGLIYRAMGFPTEMFTVLFALGRLPGWIAQWHEMIKEPGSRIGRPRQIYTGEVLRDFVPVEAR, from the coding sequence GTGAGCGAGAACGCTAACAACGCTGTAGTACTGCGGTTCGGCGATGGCGAGTACACCTACCCGGTGATCGACAGCACCGTCGGCGACAAGGGCTTCGACATCGGGAAGCTCCGGGCCCAGACCGGTCTCGTGACCCTGGACAGCGGATACGGCAACACTGCCGCCTATAAATCCGCGATCACGTACCTCGACGGCGAGCAGGGCATCCTGCGCTACCGCGGCTACCCGATCGAGCAGCTGGCCGAGCGCTCGACCTTCCTGGAGGTCGCGTACCTGCTCATCAACGGTGAGCTGCCGACGGTCGACCAGCAGTCGACGTTCAAGAGCGAGATCACCCAGCACACGCTGCTGCACGAGGACGTCAAGCGCTTCTTCGACGGCTTCCCGCGGGACGCCCACCCGATGGCGATGCTCTCCTCGGTCGTCTCGGCGCTGTCCACGTTCTACCAGGACAGCCACAACCCGTTCGACGAGAAGCAGCGCCACCTCTCGACGATCCGCCTGCTCGCCAAGCTTCCGACGATCGCGGCGTACGCGTACAAGAAGTCGATCGGCCACCCGTTCGTCTACCCGCGCAACGACCTCGGCTACGTCGAGAACTTCCTGCGGATGACCTTCTCGGTCCCGGCGCAGGAGTACGAGCTGGACCCGGTCGTCGTCTCGGCGCTCGACAAGCTGCTGATCCTGCACGCGGACCACGAGCAGAACTGCTCGACCTCCACGGTCCGCCTGGTCGGCTCGTCGCAGGCCAACATGTTCGCCTCGATCTCGGCGGGCATCTCGGCGCTGTGGGGCCCCCTGCACGGTGGCGCCAACCAGTCGGTCCTGGAGATGCTGGAAGGCATCCAGGCCAACGGCGGCGACGTCGACTCCTTCATCCGCAAGGTGAAGAACAAGGAGGACGGCGTCCGTCTGATGGGCTTCGGCCACCGGGTCTACAAGAGCTTCGACCCGCGCGCGAAGATCATCAAGGCTGCCGCGCACGACGTCCTGTCGGCCCTCGGCAAGTCCGACGAGCTGCTCGACATCGCGCTGAAGCTGGAGGAGCACGCGCTCTCCGACGACTACTTCGTCTCGCGCAACCTGTACCCGAACGTGGACTTCTACACGGGTCTGATCTACCGCGCGATGGGCTTCCCGACCGAGATGTTCACGGTCCTGTTCGCCCTCGGCCGCCTCCCGGGCTGGATCGCCCAGTGGCACGAGATGATCAAGGAGCCGGGTTCGCGCATCGGCCGCCCGCGCCAGATCTACACGGGCGAGGTCCTGCGCGACTTCGTCCCGGTCGAGGCGCGATAA
- a CDS encoding ATP-dependent RecD-like DNA helicase, giving the protein MSNLAVLEGVLERITYANEENGYTVARVDTGRGGGDLLTVVGSLLGAQPGESLRMEGRWGSHPQYGKQFTVENYTTILPATIQGIRRYLGSGLIKGIGPRIADRIVEHFGTDTLDIIEQQPKRLVEVPGLGPKRTKLIGAAWEEQKAIKEVMVFLQGVGVSTSIAVRIYKKYEDASISVVKNQPYRLAADVWGIGFLTADRIAQAVGIPHDSPERVKAGLQYALSQSTDQGHCFLPEEQLIADSVKLLQVDTGLVIDCLGELVAEEGVVREPVPGPQGGAERVTAVYLVPFHRAEISLAAQVVRLLRTGEDRMPGFQDVDWDRALSWLATRTGAELAPEQQEAVRLALTSKVAVLTGGPGCGKSFTVRSVVELARAKKAKVVLAAPTGRAAKRLAELTGAEASTVHRLLELKPGGDAAYDKDRPLDADLVVVDEASMLDLLLANKLVKAVAPGAHLLMVGDVDQLPSVGAGEVLRDLLAEGGPVPRVRLTRIFRQAQQSGVVTNAHRINSGVPPLTQGLSDFFHFVEEETEDAGRLTVDVAARRIPAKFGLDPRRDIQVLAPMHRGPAGAGNLNGLLQQAITPGRPDLPEKRFGGRVFRVGDKVTQIRNNYEKGKNGVFNGTVGVVTALDPDEQRLTVLTDEDEEVPYDFDELDELAHAYAVTIHRSQGSEYPAVVIPVTTGAWMMLQRNLLYTAVTRARKLVVLVGSRKAIGQAVRTVSAGRRFTALAHRLSGGVLV; this is encoded by the coding sequence ATGTCCAATCTCGCGGTGCTCGAAGGGGTCCTGGAGCGGATCACCTACGCCAACGAGGAGAACGGCTACACGGTCGCCCGCGTCGACACCGGGCGCGGCGGCGGCGATCTCCTCACGGTGGTCGGCTCGCTGCTCGGCGCGCAGCCGGGCGAGTCGCTGCGGATGGAGGGCCGCTGGGGCTCCCACCCGCAGTACGGCAAGCAGTTCACCGTGGAGAACTACACGACGATCCTGCCCGCCACCATCCAGGGCATCCGGCGCTACCTCGGCTCGGGCCTCATCAAGGGCATCGGCCCGCGCATCGCCGACCGCATCGTGGAGCACTTCGGCACGGACACGCTCGACATCATCGAGCAGCAGCCCAAGCGCCTCGTGGAGGTGCCGGGCCTGGGCCCCAAGCGCACCAAGCTCATCGGAGCCGCCTGGGAGGAGCAGAAGGCCATCAAGGAAGTGATGGTCTTCCTCCAGGGAGTGGGCGTCTCCACCTCGATCGCCGTGCGCATCTACAAGAAGTACGAGGACGCCTCGATCTCCGTGGTGAAGAACCAGCCCTACCGGCTGGCCGCCGACGTCTGGGGCATCGGCTTCCTCACCGCCGACCGCATCGCCCAGGCCGTCGGCATCCCGCACGACAGCCCGGAGCGGGTGAAGGCGGGACTTCAGTACGCCCTGTCGCAGTCCACCGACCAGGGCCACTGCTTCCTGCCCGAGGAGCAGCTCATCGCGGACTCGGTGAAGCTCCTCCAGGTCGACACCGGCCTGGTGATCGACTGCCTGGGCGAGCTGGTCGCCGAGGAGGGGGTCGTCCGCGAGCCGGTCCCGGGGCCGCAGGGCGGGGCCGAGCGGGTCACCGCCGTCTATCTGGTCCCCTTCCACCGCGCCGAGATCTCCCTCGCCGCCCAGGTCGTCCGGCTGCTGCGCACCGGCGAGGACCGGATGCCGGGCTTCCAGGACGTGGACTGGGACCGGGCCCTGTCCTGGCTCGCCACCCGCACCGGCGCCGAGCTCGCCCCCGAGCAGCAGGAAGCCGTGCGGCTCGCCCTGACCAGCAAGGTCGCGGTGCTCACCGGCGGCCCCGGCTGCGGCAAGTCCTTCACCGTGCGCTCCGTCGTCGAGCTCGCCCGGGCCAAGAAGGCCAAGGTGGTGCTCGCCGCGCCCACCGGCCGGGCCGCCAAGCGCCTGGCCGAGCTCACCGGCGCCGAGGCGTCCACCGTCCACCGGCTCCTGGAGCTGAAGCCGGGAGGCGACGCGGCGTACGACAAGGACCGCCCGCTCGACGCCGACCTGGTGGTGGTCGACGAGGCCTCGATGCTCGACCTGCTGCTCGCCAACAAACTGGTGAAGGCGGTCGCCCCCGGCGCTCACCTGCTGATGGTCGGCGACGTGGACCAGCTGCCCTCGGTCGGCGCCGGCGAGGTGCTGCGCGATCTGCTCGCCGAGGGGGGCCCGGTGCCGAGGGTCCGCCTCACCAGGATCTTCCGCCAGGCCCAGCAGTCCGGCGTGGTCACCAACGCCCACCGCATCAACTCCGGCGTCCCACCGCTCACCCAGGGCCTCAGCGACTTCTTCCACTTCGTGGAGGAGGAGACCGAGGACGCCGGGCGGCTCACCGTGGACGTGGCGGCGCGGCGCATCCCGGCGAAGTTCGGCCTCGACCCCCGGCGCGACATCCAGGTGCTCGCCCCGATGCACCGCGGCCCGGCGGGCGCCGGCAACCTCAACGGCCTCCTCCAGCAGGCCATCACCCCGGGCCGCCCCGACCTGCCGGAGAAGCGGTTCGGCGGAAGGGTGTTCCGGGTGGGCGACAAGGTCACCCAGATCCGGAACAATTACGAGAAGGGCAAGAACGGTGTCTTCAACGGCACCGTCGGCGTGGTGACCGCGCTCGACCCGGACGAACAGCGCCTGACGGTGCTGACGGACGAGGACGAGGAAGTGCCGTACGACTTCGACGAACTGGACGAGCTGGCCCATGCGTACGCGGTGACGATCCACCGCTCGCAGGGCAGTGAATACCCGGCGGTGGTGATCCCGGTCACCACCGGCGCCTGGATGATGCTCCAGCGGAACCTGCTCTACACGGCGGTCACGCGCGCCAGAAAACTCGTCGTACTGGTGGGGTCCCGCAAGGCGATCGGCCAGGCAGTGCGTACGGTTTCCGCAGGCAGACGCTTTACCGCACTCGCTCATCGGCTGTCAGGGGGCGTCTTGGTGTGA
- a CDS encoding DUF937 domain-containing protein: MSDDSSFERDVLNELGDDGLRELAQQLGTDPAGAQQVVESAASGLADELPPDAVASEAAAPPQDPPLEGVATLGGLGAVGGGLMAGVLAKATKPVATAVAKKTGLPVATVTRGLELLVPVVLAVLSKRAAGGKGPK, translated from the coding sequence ATGAGTGACGATTCCAGCTTTGAACGGGATGTACTGAACGAGCTGGGGGACGACGGGCTGCGCGAGCTCGCCCAGCAGCTCGGTACGGATCCGGCCGGTGCCCAGCAGGTCGTCGAGTCGGCGGCCTCCGGCCTTGCGGACGAGCTGCCCCCGGACGCGGTGGCGTCGGAGGCGGCGGCGCCGCCCCAGGACCCGCCGCTGGAGGGCGTGGCCACGCTCGGCGGCCTCGGGGCGGTCGGCGGCGGTCTGATGGCCGGGGTCCTGGCGAAGGCGACGAAGCCGGTGGCCACGGCGGTCGCGAAGAAGACGGGCCTGCCGGTCGCGACCGTCACACGGGGGCTCGAACTGCTGGTGCCGGTGGTGCTGGCGGTGCTGAGCAAGAGGGCGGCGGGCGGCAAGGGGCCCAAGTAG
- a CDS encoding SDR family NAD(P)-dependent oxidoreductase translates to MDLHLSGRSALVTGASKGIGLAVVRTLLDEGARVVAVSRRTSPELEKLARPELVHVAADLMDPAAPARVVARAVEEFGGLDILVNNAGGPPPGVSLPRTSFLDASDADWPAMFEFNLFSAVRAVRAALPHLLADGGGAVVSVSTGLARQPAVGNAEYGAAKAALTNLTKVLSEEYAPQGVRFNTVSPGAVRTAWWTEEGGAADIIAAMAGSDRDTVMDTLAPQMMNVSTGRLVTPEEIADAVALLVSPRSGSTTGADFVVDGGYLKAV, encoded by the coding sequence ATGGACCTGCACCTTTCCGGCCGTTCCGCGCTCGTCACCGGCGCCTCGAAGGGCATCGGGCTCGCGGTGGTCCGCACCCTGCTGGACGAGGGCGCGCGCGTGGTCGCGGTGTCCCGCCGCACCAGCCCGGAGCTGGAGAAGCTGGCCCGCCCCGAGCTCGTCCACGTGGCGGCCGACCTCATGGACCCCGCGGCCCCCGCGCGCGTGGTGGCCCGTGCCGTCGAGGAGTTCGGCGGTCTGGACATTCTGGTCAACAACGCGGGCGGCCCGCCGCCCGGCGTGTCCCTGCCGCGCACGTCGTTCCTGGACGCCTCGGACGCGGACTGGCCCGCGATGTTCGAGTTCAACCTGTTCTCGGCGGTACGGGCGGTCCGCGCGGCCCTGCCGCACCTGCTGGCCGACGGCGGCGGCGCCGTCGTCAGCGTCTCGACGGGCCTCGCGCGTCAGCCCGCCGTCGGCAACGCCGAGTACGGCGCGGCGAAGGCGGCCCTGACCAACCTCACGAAGGTCCTGTCGGAGGAGTACGCCCCGCAGGGCGTCCGCTTCAACACGGTGTCGCCGGGGGCGGTACGGACGGCGTGGTGGACCGAGGAGGGCGGCGCGGCGGACATCATCGCGGCGATGGCGGGCTCGGACCGCGACACGGTGATGGACACCCTGGCCCCCCAGATGATGAACGTCTCCACCGGCCGCCTGGTGACCCCCGAGGAGATAGCGGACGCGGTGGCCCTCCTGGTGTCCCCGAGGTCGGGCAGCACGACGGGGGCGGACTTCGTGGTGGACGGGGGGTACTTGAAGGCGGTGTGA
- a CDS encoding LacI family DNA-binding transcriptional regulator, with product MTTTLADVAARARVSPATVSRVLNGNYPVAAATRERVLRAVDELDYVLNGPASSLAAATSDLVGILVNDIADPFFGIMAGAAQSEIGGGPGTREKLAVVCNTGGSPERELTYLTLLQRQRAAAVILTGGALEDPGHAAAVAAKLGRLAEAGARIVLCGRPPLVLPAAGTGGRPAGPVAATLTFDNRGGSRRLTEHLLALGHRRIGYVAGPEERTTTRHRVEGHLAALADAGVAPGPLVHGSYDRRSGYDATLELLRLEPSLTAVVAANDTVALGACAALRDRGLSIPDDVSVAGFDDLPFSTDAVPALTTVRLPLYEAGARAGRLAMGKEPVPPGGIATVHGELMVRGSTGRTRA from the coding sequence ATGACAACGACCCTGGCGGATGTGGCGGCGCGCGCCCGGGTGTCCCCGGCGACCGTCTCGCGGGTGCTCAACGGCAACTACCCGGTCGCCGCGGCCACCCGCGAGCGCGTCCTGCGGGCCGTCGACGAACTGGACTACGTCCTGAACGGCCCCGCGAGCTCGCTCGCCGCCGCCACCTCCGACCTGGTCGGCATACTCGTCAACGACATCGCCGACCCGTTCTTCGGCATCATGGCGGGCGCGGCCCAGTCGGAGATCGGCGGCGGCCCCGGGACCCGCGAGAAACTGGCCGTGGTCTGCAACACGGGCGGCTCCCCGGAGCGCGAACTCACCTACCTCACCCTGCTCCAGCGCCAGCGCGCGGCGGCGGTCATCCTCACCGGCGGCGCCCTGGAGGACCCCGGGCACGCGGCGGCGGTCGCGGCGAAGCTGGGGCGGCTGGCGGAGGCGGGGGCCCGGATCGTGCTCTGCGGGCGGCCGCCGCTGGTGCTTCCCGCGGCCGGTACGGGCGGACGGCCCGCCGGGCCCGTCGCGGCCACCCTCACCTTCGACAACCGGGGCGGCAGCCGCCGCCTCACGGAGCACCTGCTCGCGCTCGGCCACCGCCGCATCGGCTATGTCGCGGGCCCCGAGGAGCGCACCACGACCCGGCACCGCGTCGAAGGCCACCTGGCGGCGCTCGCGGACGCGGGCGTGGCGCCGGGCCCGCTGGTCCACGGCTCGTACGACCGCCGCTCCGGCTACGACGCGACCCTCGAACTCCTGCGCCTGGAGCCGTCGTTGACGGCCGTCGTCGCCGCCAACGACACGGTCGCGCTCGGCGCCTGCGCGGCCCTGCGCGACCGGGGCCTGTCCATCCCGGACGACGTCTCGGTGGCGGGCTTCGACGACCTCCCGTTCAGCACGGACGCGGTGCCCGCCCTGACGACGGTACGGCTGCCGCTGTACGAGGCGGGGGCGCGCGCGGGCCGGCTCGCGATGGGCAAGGAGCCGGTGCCGCCGGGCGGGATCGCCACGGTCCACGGCGAGTTGATGGTCCGGGGCTCGACGGGACGTACGCGCGCGTAG
- a CDS encoding Gfo/Idh/MocA family protein, with protein sequence MTPEAARRTVRIAMNGVTGRMGYRQHLVRSLLALREEGGLDLGDGRVLWPEPVLVGRREPALRAIAERHGLTEWSTDLDEVLADDTVEIYFDAQVTSARQESLAKAIAAGKHVYTEKPTSTGLSGALELARLARGAGIKHGVVQDKLFLPGLLKLKRLVDGGFFGRILSVRGEFGYWVFEGDWQSAQRPSWNYRAEDGGGIVVDMFPHWEYVLHELFGRVTSVQALATTHVPQRWDEGGKPYDATADDAAYGIFQLEGGAVAQINSSWAVRVHRDELVEFQVDGTEGSAVAGLRTCRAQHRAATPKPVWNPDLPATEPFREQWQEVPDNTVFDNGFKAQWELFLRHVALDTPYRWDLLAGARGVQLAELGLRSSAEGRRVEVPEIAL encoded by the coding sequence ATGACACCGGAAGCCGCACGCCGGACCGTGCGGATCGCCATGAACGGCGTCACCGGCCGCATGGGCTACCGCCAGCACCTCGTACGCTCCCTGCTCGCCCTGCGCGAGGAGGGCGGTCTCGACCTCGGCGACGGCAGGGTCCTGTGGCCCGAACCCGTCCTGGTGGGCCGCCGCGAGCCCGCGCTGCGCGCGATCGCCGAGCGGCACGGCCTCACCGAATGGTCCACGGACCTGGACGAGGTGCTCGCCGACGACACCGTGGAGATCTACTTCGACGCCCAGGTCACCTCCGCCCGCCAGGAGTCCCTGGCGAAGGCGATCGCGGCGGGCAAGCACGTCTACACCGAGAAGCCCACCTCCACCGGTCTGTCCGGCGCCCTGGAGCTGGCCCGGCTCGCCCGGGGCGCCGGGATCAAGCACGGCGTCGTCCAGGACAAGCTCTTCCTGCCGGGCCTGCTCAAGCTGAAACGGCTGGTCGACGGCGGCTTCTTCGGGCGGATCCTGTCGGTGCGGGGCGAGTTCGGCTACTGGGTCTTCGAGGGCGACTGGCAGAGCGCCCAGCGCCCGTCGTGGAACTACCGCGCCGAGGACGGCGGCGGCATCGTCGTCGACATGTTCCCGCACTGGGAGTACGTGCTGCACGAGCTCTTCGGCCGCGTCACCTCCGTACAGGCGCTGGCGACCACACACGTCCCGCAGCGCTGGGACGAGGGCGGCAAGCCGTACGACGCGACCGCCGACGACGCCGCGTACGGGATCTTCCAGCTGGAGGGCGGCGCGGTCGCCCAGATCAACTCCTCCTGGGCGGTCCGCGTGCACCGGGACGAGCTGGTCGAGTTCCAGGTCGACGGCACCGAGGGCTCCGCGGTGGCGGGCCTGCGCACCTGCCGCGCCCAGCACCGCGCCGCGACCCCCAAGCCGGTGTGGAACCCGGACCTGCCCGCGACCGAGCCGTTCCGCGAGCAGTGGCAGGAGGTGCCTGACAACACCGTGTTCGACAACGGCTTCAAGGCCCAGTGGGAGCTGTTCCTGCGCCATGTGGCCCTCGACACCCCTTACCGCTGGGACCTGTTGGCGGGTGCGCGCGGGGTGCAGCTGGCCGAGCTGGGGCTGCGGTCCTCGGCCGAGGGCCGTCGTGTCGAGGTGCCGGAGATCGCGCTGTGA
- a CDS encoding dihydrodipicolinate synthase family protein has product MSLLLPRAGGALVRYEPRRDPVVVAPGGPLASRTVFAAAHVVADPYADTGPDGPAALDWETTLAFRRHLWAHGLGVAEAMDTAQRGMGLDWPVAAELIRRSAAEARAVGGRIACGAGTDQLAPGASLAEVTAAYEEQLAVVEGAGAQAVLMASRALAAVARGPEDYLAVYGRLLEQTARPVILHWLGPMFDPALTGYWGSSDLDTATEAFLAIVVAHAEKVDGVKVSLLDARREVELRRRLPNGVTCFTGDDFHYPELIEGDEQGFSHALLGIFDPLGPVAADAVRALDAGDRAGFRERLDPTVALARHLFGAPTRFYKTGVVLLAWLAGHQDHFTMVGGLQSARSLPHLARAYELADGLGLFPDPEAAESRMRTLLTVHGVTS; this is encoded by the coding sequence GTGAGCCTGCTGCTGCCGCGCGCGGGCGGGGCGCTCGTACGGTACGAGCCGCGCCGGGATCCGGTCGTCGTCGCCCCGGGCGGCCCGCTTGCCTCCCGTACGGTCTTCGCGGCGGCGCACGTCGTCGCCGACCCGTACGCCGACACCGGGCCCGACGGACCGGCCGCCCTGGACTGGGAGACCACGCTCGCCTTCCGCCGCCATCTGTGGGCGCACGGGCTGGGGGTCGCGGAGGCGATGGACACCGCGCAGCGCGGCATGGGCCTGGACTGGCCGGTGGCCGCCGAGCTGATCCGGCGCTCGGCCGCCGAGGCGCGGGCGGTCGGCGGGCGCATCGCGTGCGGGGCGGGCACCGACCAACTCGCCCCGGGCGCCTCGCTCGCCGAGGTGACGGCCGCGTACGAGGAGCAGCTCGCGGTCGTCGAGGGCGCCGGGGCCCAGGCGGTCCTGATGGCGTCGCGGGCGCTGGCGGCGGTGGCGCGCGGCCCGGAGGACTATCTCGCGGTGTACGGACGGCTGCTGGAGCAGACCGCCCGGCCGGTGATCCTGCACTGGCTCGGCCCGATGTTCGACCCGGCGCTCACCGGCTACTGGGGCTCGTCCGACCTGGACACGGCCACCGAGGCGTTCCTGGCGATCGTCGTCGCCCATGCGGAGAAGGTCGACGGCGTCAAGGTGTCGCTGCTCGACGCCCGCCGGGAGGTGGAGCTCAGACGGCGCCTTCCGAACGGCGTGACGTGCTTCACGGGCGACGACTTCCACTACCCCGAGCTGATCGAGGGCGACGAACAGGGCTTCAGCCACGCCCTGTTGGGGATCTTCGACCCGCTGGGCCCGGTGGCCGCGGACGCGGTACGGGCGCTGGACGCGGGCGACCGGGCGGGCTTCCGCGAGCGGCTCGACCCGACCGTCGCGCTCGCCCGCCACCTCTTCGGGGCGCCGACCCGCTTCTACAAGACGGGCGTGGTCCTGCTCGCCTGGCTGGCGGGCCACCAGGACCACTTCACGATGGTCGGCGGCCTCCAGTCGGCCCGCTCGCTGCCGCATCTGGCACGGGCGTACGAACTGGCCGACGGTCTGGGCCTGTTCCCGGACCCGGAGGCGGCCGAGTCCCGTATGCGCACCCTCCTCACGGTCCACGGAGTCACCTCATGA